In a single window of the Candidatus Stygibacter australis genome:
- a CDS encoding response regulator, whose product MKIKEKEGKMTNATMIEILLVDDDQGDIDLTLEVLELSKIKLNINTVKDGVECMEYLRKHGKYENAITPDLIFLDLNMPRKDGRVTLQEIKDDPELKRTPVVILTTSDADKDIVGTYTSGANCYVKKPVGLDEFQKVVQTVENFWFTVVKLPTKI is encoded by the coding sequence ATGAAGATAAAAGAAAAGGAAGGGAAAATGACTAATGCTACTATGATAGAGATATTGCTGGTGGATGATGATCAGGGAGATATAGATTTAACACTGGAAGTACTTGAATTGTCCAAGATCAAACTTAACATCAATACAGTTAAGGATGGGGTAGAGTGCATGGAATATCTTCGCAAACACGGAAAGTATGAAAATGCTATTACTCCTGACCTGATTTTTCTTGATCTAAATATGCCCCGGAAGGATGGCAGAGTAACTTTGCAGGAGATCAAGGATGACCCTGAATTAAAACGGACCCCTGTGGTAATACTCACAACTTCCGATGCAGATAAAGATATTGTGGGTACTTACACAAGCGGGGCAAATTGTTATGTGAAGAAACCTGTTGGATTGGATGAATTTCAAAAAGTAGTTCAGACTGTTGAAAATTTCTGGTTTACTGTGGTCAAATTACCTACAAAAATATAG